A window from Sphingomonas sp. NBWT7 encodes these proteins:
- a CDS encoding UvrD-helicase domain-containing protein, which produces MADGPESPADAAGRVALERMFACLDENRSFRLEAGAGAGKTYSLEKALRRLIDRRGVELLRRRQQVGCITFTNVAKDEIISRIQAHPAVRPETVHGFCWSVLQDFQTTLRALVPGLPEWPERLEPLGGIGTRRVHYELGFPGVSDQQVTLRHEDVLALMIQALALPKFRKVLTARYPILLIDEYQDTDAGFVDALKGWFLDLGEGSLIGLFGDHWQKIYGEGCGLVEHAALEVIDKNANFRSVDAIVQMLNRMRPALPQMVSDPDALGEARVFHTNGWPGVRRTGQGGGHWTGDTSPEAARAYFQHIKTRLVDEGWDFAIEKTKILMLSHSVLAREQGYASIPPIYGQFNDPWLKKDDPHIKFLTDQLEPACAAFANQRYGEMFECFGAGMPRIRRHQDKVAWAEAMQALIALRLSGSIGEVIDFIAEQPHMRLPEAVEDREQRLADVGPEPVEGESRRVTQLRKLRAVPYTELIALDRFIDGHTPFATKHGVKGAEFENVLVIVGRGWNKYNFAQMLEWIDAGPPADKTAFFESNRNLFYVACSRPKVRLALLFTQILSANAMAKLTAWFGAANIVALPAAPEIPQG; this is translated from the coding sequence ATGGCTGACGGACCAGAAAGCCCCGCCGATGCGGCCGGCCGCGTCGCGCTGGAACGCATGTTCGCCTGCCTCGACGAGAACCGGAGCTTTCGCCTGGAAGCGGGCGCCGGCGCGGGTAAGACGTATTCGCTCGAGAAGGCGCTGCGCCGGCTGATCGACCGGCGCGGCGTCGAGCTCTTGCGTCGGCGTCAGCAGGTAGGATGCATTACCTTTACCAATGTCGCCAAGGACGAGATCATTTCTCGTATCCAGGCACATCCCGCAGTTCGCCCGGAAACGGTACATGGCTTCTGCTGGTCGGTCCTGCAGGATTTCCAGACGACGCTGCGGGCGCTTGTGCCCGGCCTTCCCGAATGGCCGGAGCGCCTTGAACCCCTCGGCGGCATTGGCACCCGGCGGGTCCATTACGAGCTGGGGTTTCCCGGTGTCAGCGATCAACAGGTCACGCTTCGGCACGAGGACGTGCTGGCGCTGATGATCCAAGCCCTCGCACTGCCGAAGTTTCGCAAGGTGCTGACCGCGCGCTATCCAATCCTGCTGATCGACGAATATCAGGATACGGACGCCGGTTTTGTCGATGCGCTCAAGGGCTGGTTCCTCGATCTCGGGGAAGGCTCCTTGATCGGGCTGTTCGGCGATCATTGGCAGAAGATCTATGGCGAGGGCTGTGGGTTGGTCGAGCACGCCGCATTGGAGGTGATCGACAAGAACGCGAACTTTCGATCGGTCGATGCGATCGTCCAGATGCTGAATCGCATGCGCCCTGCCCTGCCGCAGATGGTGAGCGATCCTGATGCGCTGGGGGAAGCGCGCGTCTTTCATACCAATGGCTGGCCGGGCGTCCGGCGCACAGGCCAGGGCGGTGGTCATTGGACCGGCGACACCAGCCCCGAAGCCGCCCGGGCCTATTTCCAGCACATCAAGACGCGGCTTGTCGACGAAGGCTGGGATTTTGCCATCGAGAAGACCAAGATCCTGATGCTCAGCCACAGCGTGCTTGCACGCGAGCAGGGCTATGCCAGCATCCCGCCCATCTACGGCCAGTTCAACGATCCCTGGCTGAAGAAGGATGATCCGCATATCAAATTCCTGACCGATCAGCTTGAGCCCGCCTGCGCGGCCTTTGCGAACCAGCGTTATGGCGAGATGTTCGAATGTTTCGGAGCAGGCATGCCGCGCATTCGACGGCATCAGGACAAGGTCGCGTGGGCGGAGGCGATGCAGGCGCTGATCGCGCTTCGCCTTTCCGGCTCGATCGGCGAGGTGATCGACTTCATCGCCGAGCAACCGCACATGCGGCTCCCCGAGGCGGTCGAGGATCGTGAGCAGCGACTGGCGGACGTGGGGCCGGAACCCGTAGAGGGAGAGTCGCGCCGCGTTACCCAGCTGCGCAAGCTACGCGCCGTTCCTTACACTGAGCTCATCGCCCTCGACCGCTTCATCGATGGGCACACGCCGTTTGCGACCAAGCATGGCGTGAAAGGTGCCGAGTTCGAGAATGTGCTCGTGATCGTCGGCCGCGGCTGGAACAAGTATAATTTCGCGCAGATGCTGGAGTGGATCGATGCCGGCCCGCCTGCCGACAAGACGGCCTTCTTCGAGAGCAACCGTAATCTCTTCTATGTCGCCTGCTCGCGTCCCAAGGTGCGCCTGGCGCTTCTCTTCACCCAGATCCTCAGCGCCAATGCCATGGCCAAGCTGACGGCCTGGTTCGGCGCAGCGAATATTGTCGCGCTGCCGGCCGCGCCCGAAATACCGCAGGGATGA
- a CDS encoding ATP-dependent endonuclease translates to MRIKHVEIENFRLLRNVAVGLEERTTLIVGRNNSGKTSIAELFRRLLSERTLTFRLEDFSLGCHECFWTAFEAHRAGAADVRGHLPSITVTLDIAYDVDAPDLGPLSDCIIDLNPDCTDARLVLTFGPRPTATEGLFDGIVAPGEDAAADRVTLFRALGSRLPAAYATSLEAVDPNDPTNRKALEPKTLTALIHGGFINAQRGLDDDTHRERDVLGKVVEVLFQSALVDPLDPEKRSTAEQLQAAVEQIQGDLHAGFNAKLTSLLPTFDLFGYPGLADPGLVTETSFDVDKLLNDHTKVRYVGVNGVTLPETYNGLGVRNLVYMLLQLLRFFREYQASPAAAGVHLIFIEEPEAHLHPQMQEVFIRQLDQITNAFVAQLNENRPWPVQFVVTTHSPHMANEARFESMRYFLSIADGDGLRRSMVKDLRQGMGNAPAADREFLHQYLTLTRCDLFFADKAVLIEGTSERLLLPAMIRKTDAAAAGEPQLGSQYLTVMEVGGAYAHRFFDLLTFLELRTLIITDIDAVKPNEKGKRVAVPVADGAFTSNGCIKAWFGNAVSPPELLAKTSTDKMVGNRRLAFQIPEADGGPCARSFEDAFILANPDRFALGEGDPATLAYEHAADQKKSTFALAHAIEHTDWNVPRYIAEGLRWLAQGNPAPIVPPAAVAVEIVAGAGGIAVNVAEVDDHG, encoded by the coding sequence ATGCGAATTAAGCACGTGGAGATCGAGAATTTCCGGCTTCTGCGGAACGTCGCGGTCGGGCTGGAGGAGCGGACCACGCTCATCGTCGGACGCAACAATAGCGGCAAGACCTCGATCGCCGAGCTGTTCCGCCGACTTCTTTCCGAGAGGACGCTGACATTCAGGCTCGAGGATTTTTCGCTCGGCTGCCATGAATGTTTTTGGACCGCGTTTGAGGCCCATCGCGCCGGCGCTGCCGACGTCCGCGGTCACCTGCCATCGATCACCGTCACGCTCGATATCGCTTATGATGTCGACGCCCCCGACCTCGGACCGCTCAGCGACTGTATCATCGATCTCAATCCCGATTGTACAGACGCGCGGCTGGTCCTCACCTTTGGTCCACGCCCGACGGCTACCGAGGGGTTGTTCGATGGGATCGTCGCGCCCGGCGAAGATGCGGCAGCAGACCGCGTCACGCTGTTTCGCGCACTCGGTAGCCGTCTGCCGGCCGCCTATGCGACTTCGCTCGAAGCGGTCGATCCCAACGATCCGACCAACCGTAAGGCGCTCGAGCCGAAGACGCTCACCGCGCTGATCCACGGCGGCTTTATCAACGCACAGCGGGGGCTCGACGACGACACCCACCGCGAGCGCGACGTGCTCGGCAAGGTCGTCGAAGTCCTCTTTCAATCGGCTCTGGTAGATCCGCTGGATCCCGAAAAGCGCTCGACGGCTGAGCAGCTCCAGGCGGCGGTAGAGCAAATTCAGGGCGACCTTCATGCCGGCTTCAACGCGAAGCTGACCTCGCTGCTGCCCACCTTCGACCTGTTTGGTTATCCGGGACTGGCCGATCCCGGGCTCGTTACCGAAACCAGCTTTGACGTCGACAAGCTCTTGAACGACCATACCAAGGTCCGTTATGTCGGCGTGAACGGCGTCACCCTGCCCGAGACCTATAATGGCCTCGGCGTCCGCAATCTCGTTTACATGCTCCTCCAGCTGTTGCGCTTCTTTCGCGAATATCAGGCAAGCCCGGCGGCGGCTGGCGTCCACCTGATCTTCATCGAGGAACCGGAGGCCCATCTGCATCCCCAGATGCAGGAGGTGTTCATTCGGCAGCTCGATCAGATCACGAACGCTTTCGTGGCGCAGCTCAACGAGAACCGGCCCTGGCCGGTGCAGTTCGTGGTGACGACCCATTCGCCACATATGGCGAACGAGGCCCGTTTTGAGTCCATGCGATACTTCCTGTCGATAGCGGACGGCGATGGTCTGCGACGGTCGATGGTCAAAGACCTGCGTCAGGGCATGGGCAACGCGCCTGCGGCCGATCGCGAATTTCTGCACCAATATCTGACCCTGACGCGGTGTGACCTGTTTTTCGCTGACAAGGCCGTGCTCATCGAGGGAACGTCGGAGCGCCTTCTGCTCCCCGCGATGATCCGGAAGACGGATGCGGCTGCCGCCGGAGAGCCCCAGCTCGGCAGCCAGTATCTGACGGTGATGGAAGTCGGCGGCGCCTATGCGCACCGCTTCTTCGACCTGCTCACCTTCCTCGAGTTGCGCACGCTGATCATCACCGACATCGATGCCGTGAAGCCCAACGAGAAGGGAAAGCGCGTGGCCGTCCCCGTCGCCGATGGCGCGTTCACCAGCAACGGCTGCATCAAGGCTTGGTTTGGTAATGCCGTGTCGCCGCCCGAATTGCTGGCGAAGACGTCGACCGACAAGATGGTTGGCAATCGCCGGCTCGCGTTTCAGATCCCCGAAGCGGATGGCGGGCCGTGCGCACGCAGCTTCGAGGACGCCTTCATCCTCGCCAATCCCGATCGCTTCGCGCTTGGCGAAGGCGATCCGGCCACGCTCGCCTATGAGCATGCGGCCGATCAGAAGAAGTCGACGTTCGCTCTCGCTCATGCGATCGAGCACACCGACTGGAATGTGCCCCGATATATTGCCGAGGGTTTGCGCTGGCTCGCGCAAGGCAACCCGGCGCCGATCGTGCCGCCGGCGGCCGTTGCGGTCGAGATCGTCGCCGGGGCTGGAGGCATCGCCGTGAATGTTGCCGAGGTCGACGACCATGGCTGA
- a CDS encoding Shedu immune nuclease family protein, with translation MRRPIRPTAEKLEIERAAVTDDFLQIYAVAHRTEDALGLELTRSAGHFMLQVILSEKAIARAVTANPEFVAPDAGIVLAKYDMDHDRLTTFPMTLASDSRYFLKPKYRKIRSITFEGHGNIFGGDGNVSLEFEELPLGCVRQPYAGFGLNHEYRFIVHALERVEGVTDLTLCEDFETTQGEATLRLPYDTFDRWRRAIRRSHNTAVSFGNQSKQAYLRGQVERELGIAGNRSEPQDLDALATSLASSLGQTGRRRSLGAAAAALKTVKASARELAEADPVDLLDLSREIELITLEDLIARLSLRIDENHAEAFWQKFFLANPFVLRLAFGLPVILFRDQVAVGGTKFDGSGGKIADFVMKAGLYGNLAIIEIKTPQTDLVEARAYRDEVHAPTRHLSGAVTQVADQRYKLQMDIKQKKVDSRQFDVFTYGITCVVIAGRDPGDEAKRKSFEVFRSSLKDVTVITFDELLVKLQSLHQFLTGGGGPADD, from the coding sequence ATGAGACGTCCTATCCGACCGACGGCCGAGAAGCTCGAGATCGAGCGCGCTGCGGTCACCGACGACTTCCTCCAAATCTACGCCGTGGCGCACCGGACGGAGGACGCCCTCGGGCTTGAGCTGACCCGGAGTGCCGGACATTTCATGCTGCAGGTCATCCTCTCCGAAAAGGCCATTGCCCGCGCCGTTACGGCCAATCCCGAGTTCGTCGCGCCGGATGCAGGGATCGTCCTCGCAAAGTACGACATGGACCATGACCGGCTGACCACCTTTCCGATGACGCTCGCGAGCGACAGTCGATATTTCCTCAAGCCGAAATATCGGAAGATCCGGTCCATCACGTTTGAAGGTCACGGGAACATCTTCGGCGGCGACGGGAACGTCTCGCTGGAGTTCGAGGAGCTGCCGCTTGGCTGTGTCCGCCAACCCTATGCAGGCTTCGGCCTCAATCACGAATATCGCTTCATCGTCCATGCGCTAGAACGGGTAGAAGGCGTCACGGATCTCACCCTGTGCGAGGATTTCGAAACCACACAGGGAGAAGCCACGCTCCGCCTCCCCTACGACACCTTCGATCGATGGCGCCGGGCTATCCGCCGGAGCCACAACACGGCGGTCTCGTTCGGAAATCAGTCAAAGCAGGCCTATCTTCGCGGCCAAGTGGAGCGAGAGCTCGGCATTGCGGGCAACCGGTCCGAGCCGCAGGATCTCGACGCGCTCGCGACATCGCTCGCCAGCTCTCTCGGCCAAACCGGTCGCCGGCGCTCCTTGGGTGCGGCCGCAGCTGCGCTGAAGACCGTTAAGGCATCTGCTCGGGAACTCGCGGAGGCCGATCCGGTCGATCTGCTCGACCTGAGCCGAGAGATCGAGCTGATTACGCTTGAGGATCTGATCGCGCGCCTGTCGCTTCGCATCGACGAAAATCACGCCGAGGCGTTCTGGCAGAAGTTTTTCCTCGCCAATCCGTTCGTGCTGCGGCTCGCATTCGGGCTCCCGGTGATATTGTTCAGGGATCAGGTAGCGGTCGGAGGCACGAAGTTTGATGGATCCGGCGGGAAGATCGCGGATTTCGTGATGAAAGCGGGCCTTTACGGCAACCTTGCCATCATCGAAATCAAGACGCCGCAAACCGATCTGGTTGAAGCGCGCGCCTATCGGGATGAGGTCCATGCGCCCACCAGACATCTGTCGGGAGCCGTCACCCAGGTCGCCGACCAGCGATACAAGCTGCAGATGGATATCAAACAGAAAAAAGTCGATTCCCGGCAGTTCGACGTTTTTACCTACGGGATCACGTGCGTAGTGATTGCGGGCCGCGATCCTGGTGACGAAGCCAAAAGGAAGTCTTTCGAAGTCTTCCGGAGTAGCCTGAAGGATGTGACCGTCATCACCTTTGACGAACTGCTGGTGAAGCTGCAGTCACTGCATCAGTTCCTCACCGGGGGGGGCGGACCCGCGGATGATTGA
- a CDS encoding helix-turn-helix domain-containing protein: MANEYKTVPIDDVFNSMAPERQARVKARAHALIAEELTLRDLRKARNLTQKAIARKLKMGQDGVSRVEQRTDMHLSTLRGYIEAMGGHLNLVAEFPDRPPVSIKEIGDLEAEPEAPRRRRTKAEAHA; the protein is encoded by the coding sequence ATGGCGAATGAATATAAAACCGTTCCCATCGATGATGTTTTCAACAGCATGGCGCCGGAGCGGCAGGCACGCGTCAAGGCGCGCGCGCACGCCCTGATCGCTGAAGAGCTGACCCTGCGCGATCTTCGCAAAGCGCGAAACCTCACGCAGAAGGCGATCGCACGTAAGTTGAAGATGGGTCAGGACGGCGTGTCTCGCGTCGAGCAGCGCACCGACATGCACCTATCCACCCTCCGTGGTTACATCGAAGCGATGGGCGGGCATCTCAATCTGGTCGCCGAGTTTCCCGATCGTCCGCCTGTCTCTATCAAGGAGATTGGTGATCTGGAAGCGGAACCCGAAGCGCCACGACGTCGCCGAACCAAGGCTGAAGCCCACGCTTGA
- a CDS encoding type II toxin-antitoxin system YafQ family toxin — MPSTKTPASSKRASLPREAAYTKSFVKDWDRLSRSGRYNMHQLKEAMLLLIANDAPLGPEWLDHALKGEWADHRECHIGGDFLLIYMIEGNRINFTRAGSHSELFA, encoded by the coding sequence ATGCCCTCGACCAAGACGCCCGCCAGCAGTAAGCGAGCTTCCCTTCCCCGAGAGGCCGCCTATACCAAAAGCTTCGTGAAAGATTGGGACAGGCTCTCGCGTTCTGGCCGTTACAATATGCACCAGCTCAAAGAGGCGATGCTTCTCTTGATCGCCAATGATGCGCCGCTTGGACCGGAGTGGTTGGACCACGCTCTGAAAGGGGAATGGGCGGACCACCGCGAATGCCATATCGGCGGCGACTTCCTACTGATCTACATGATCGAGGGAAATAGAATCAACTTCACGCGGGCCGGGTCACACTCCGAATTGTTCGCGTGA
- a CDS encoding type II toxin-antitoxin system RelB/DinJ family antitoxin has product MTATAFVRARIDEAVRDEAAAVLAELGLTVSDVVRMTLTRVARDHAVPFELKVPNAETRAAIEESRALMKARRARFTDAQDVFDALDQDARQQ; this is encoded by the coding sequence ATGACTGCGACCGCTTTCGTGCGCGCGCGCATCGACGAAGCCGTGAGGGATGAAGCCGCCGCCGTGCTGGCTGAGTTGGGACTTACCGTGTCCGACGTCGTACGCATGACTCTCACGCGCGTCGCCCGAGATCATGCAGTGCCGTTCGAGCTTAAGGTGCCGAACGCTGAAACGCGTGCAGCCATCGAGGAATCGCGCGCCTTGATGAAGGCGCGCCGCGCCCGTTTCACCGATGCCCAGGACGTTTTTGATGCCCTCGACCAAGACGCCCGCCAGCAGTAA
- a CDS encoding site-specific integrase, protein MFASADADAGTNPRTIGKRISAIAYYHRQAGHAPPNTVPGSGRLLEVLAGIRATHGKPKVRKRAADAAALRHMLDTIQGDGLRAVRDRALLAIGMSAALRRSELVAFDVPDVALVDKGIELLIAKSKTDQTREGVIVAIPEGKRIRPKALLLAWMAAAGHAEGPLFRRLSRGDQLTADRMSDRAIARLVQRCAAAAGYDPAHYAGHSLRAGFLTEAAANRASIFKMQDVSRHKSVQVLSEYVRSAELFDDHAGAQFL, encoded by the coding sequence GTGTTCGCCAGCGCCGACGCCGATGCCGGCACCAACCCGCGCACCATCGGCAAGCGGATCTCGGCGATCGCCTATTACCACCGCCAGGCCGGCCATGCGCCGCCCAACACGGTTCCGGGGTCGGGCCGGTTGCTCGAGGTGCTCGCCGGTATCCGCGCGACCCACGGCAAGCCCAAGGTCCGCAAGCGCGCCGCCGACGCCGCGGCGCTGCGCCACATGCTCGATACGATCCAAGGCGATGGCCTGCGCGCGGTCCGCGACCGCGCGCTCCTGGCGATCGGCATGTCGGCCGCGCTGCGGCGGTCCGAACTGGTCGCCTTCGACGTGCCCGATGTCGCGCTCGTCGACAAAGGTATTGAGCTCCTGATCGCGAAATCGAAGACCGACCAGACCCGCGAGGGCGTCATCGTCGCGATCCCGGAGGGCAAGCGCATCCGGCCCAAAGCGTTGCTGCTCGCCTGGATGGCGGCCGCCGGCCATGCCGAGGGCCCGCTGTTCCGGCGGCTGTCACGCGGCGACCAGCTCACCGCCGATCGCATGTCCGACCGCGCCATCGCACGCCTGGTCCAGCGCTGCGCCGCGGCCGCCGGCTATGATCCGGCGCACTATGCCGGCCACTCGCTGCGGGCCGGGTTCCTCACCGAGGCGGCCGCCAACCGGGCGAGCATCTTCAAGATGCAGGACGTCAGCCGCCACAAATCGGTGCAGGTGCTCTCGGAATATGTCCGTAGCGCCGAGCTGTTCGACGATCACGCCGGCGCGCAATTTCTGTAG
- a CDS encoding Tn3 family transposase, which translates to MARRRLLTREALAPHYDPPTEEREIARYFTLSREDLDLVGERRGASSRLGFALLLLYMRWPGRVLEAGERPPGAILAFVADQIDVPTTAFDDYARRDETRRAHLADLMQRLGYTAFDRNHFRAIVAFAMPVAQTAAQPLLLAGTVIDELRRRRVLLPPSAVIEAIVRHARQQAEQLTHAILTNGIEPEKLTALDALLTRRSDQGTTWLAWLRNAPQSPAPRSILRLLERLDHVRTLDLDPARATMIPSATFDRLADEAVRITPQHLGELAAMRRHATLATAAIRLEESLTDAALTMFDKLLGSMVRRAENRTRDKAIRTVREMQGHLRTLTNSCRVLIDAHAKGIDSLARIGPFDWERFGSAVAQAEVLVRPETIDRTAELIERHRTVKLFAGQFLRAFAFRGAGPVQGILDALAIIADLYHTGKRRLPDKVPLRFVSAGWRPFVIRDGVVDRAAYELCALSQLRDRLRAGDIWVAGSRQFRDFDSYLIPPATFAALREKGPLPLAIESGFDQHIGERRERLDRAIERVTVLARQGELPQVRLDENGLMISPLKAITPPAAEVARRTAYDRLPRVKITDILLDVDAWTGFGDCFTHRRSGRPADDRNALLTVILADGINLGLTRMADSCRGASLRQLAHLHDWHISEAAYGEALGRLIDAHRAMPLAGLWGTGVSSSSDGQQFHAGGRGAAIGDINARNGNEPGVSFYTHISDQYDPFGSRVIAATAGEAPYVLDGLLYHQTGLSIEEHYTDTGGASDHVFGLMPFFGYRFAPRLRDIKERRLHLLPGQEAGPLLAGMVGDPIAYDHAAAHWDELLRLATSIRTGTVTASAMLRKLCAYPRQNGLALALREVGRLERSIFMLDWLQDINLRRRTQAGLNKGEARNALARALFFNQLGELRDRRFENQSYRASGLNLLVAAIILWNTRYLEQALADMNTSDDIARHIAPLGWEHIALTGDYSWERDDRPAPHQLRQLRISPSLLAA; encoded by the coding sequence ATGGCAAGGCGGCGGTTGCTGACACGCGAGGCGCTCGCCCCGCATTACGATCCGCCGACCGAAGAACGGGAAATCGCCCGTTACTTCACCCTCAGCCGTGAGGATCTCGATCTTGTCGGCGAACGCCGGGGAGCGTCGAGCCGGCTCGGGTTCGCACTGCTGCTGCTCTACATGCGTTGGCCAGGCCGAGTGTTGGAGGCGGGAGAGAGGCCGCCCGGTGCCATCCTCGCCTTTGTCGCCGATCAGATCGACGTGCCGACAACGGCGTTCGACGATTACGCCCGTCGCGATGAAACCCGGCGCGCACATCTCGCCGATCTCATGCAGCGGCTCGGCTATACCGCTTTCGACCGGAACCACTTTCGCGCGATCGTGGCGTTCGCGATGCCGGTCGCGCAGACTGCCGCCCAGCCTCTCCTGCTCGCTGGCACCGTGATCGACGAGTTGCGCCGACGGCGGGTGCTACTGCCACCATCGGCTGTCATCGAGGCGATCGTCAGACACGCGCGCCAACAGGCCGAACAACTCACCCATGCAATCCTGACCAACGGCATCGAGCCGGAAAAGCTGACGGCGCTGGACGCCTTGCTGACCCGGCGATCGGATCAGGGGACAACATGGCTGGCCTGGCTGCGCAATGCCCCGCAATCGCCGGCGCCGCGCAGCATCCTGCGGTTGCTTGAACGGCTCGATCATGTCCGCACGCTCGACCTCGACCCGGCGCGCGCCACCATGATACCGTCGGCAACCTTCGATCGACTGGCCGACGAGGCAGTGCGGATCACGCCGCAACATCTCGGCGAGCTGGCGGCCATGCGCCGCCACGCGACGCTCGCGACCGCAGCCATCCGGCTCGAGGAAAGCCTGACTGACGCCGCGCTCACCATGTTCGACAAGCTGCTTGGCAGCATGGTGCGCCGCGCAGAAAACCGGACGCGCGACAAGGCGATCAGGACCGTGCGCGAGATGCAGGGGCATTTGCGCACGCTAACAAATAGCTGCCGCGTGCTGATCGACGCGCACGCCAAGGGTATCGACTCCCTTGCGCGTATCGGCCCCTTCGACTGGGAACGGTTCGGCTCCGCTGTCGCCCAAGCGGAAGTCCTCGTCCGCCCCGAGACGATCGACCGCACGGCCGAACTGATCGAGCGGCATCGCACGGTGAAGCTGTTCGCCGGTCAATTCCTGCGGGCGTTCGCTTTTCGCGGTGCCGGACCGGTCCAGGGCATCCTCGATGCGCTCGCCATCATCGCTGATCTCTACCATACCGGCAAACGACGCCTGCCCGACAAGGTGCCGCTACGCTTCGTGTCGGCAGGCTGGCGACCCTTCGTGATCCGCGACGGCGTCGTCGATCGCGCAGCCTATGAACTCTGCGCGCTGTCCCAGCTTCGCGACCGGTTGCGGGCCGGCGATATCTGGGTGGCAGGCAGTCGGCAATTTCGAGACTTCGACAGCTATCTCATTCCGCCAGCCACCTTTGCAGCGTTGCGCGAGAAGGGGCCGCTCCCGCTCGCGATCGAGTCCGGATTCGATCAACATATTGGGGAGCGCCGTGAGCGCCTGGACCGCGCGATCGAACGGGTGACGGTACTGGCCAGGCAAGGTGAACTGCCCCAGGTCCGCCTCGATGAAAATGGTCTGATGATCTCGCCGCTGAAGGCGATCACGCCACCCGCCGCAGAGGTCGCGCGTCGCACCGCCTATGATCGTCTCCCTCGCGTGAAAATCACGGACATCCTGCTCGATGTCGATGCGTGGACCGGCTTCGGCGACTGTTTCACACACCGGCGCTCGGGCCGTCCTGCCGACGATCGCAACGCGCTGCTGACCGTGATCCTCGCCGATGGCATCAATCTCGGCCTGACCCGCATGGCGGACAGCTGCCGGGGCGCGAGCCTGCGCCAGCTCGCCCATCTGCATGACTGGCACATCAGCGAGGCTGCCTATGGCGAGGCGCTGGGGCGCTTGATCGACGCTCATCGCGCAATGCCGCTCGCTGGATTATGGGGCACCGGCGTCAGTTCATCGAGCGACGGGCAGCAATTTCATGCCGGCGGGCGCGGTGCCGCGATCGGCGATATCAACGCGCGCAACGGCAACGAACCCGGCGTGTCATTCTACACCCATATATCGGACCAGTATGACCCTTTCGGCTCGCGCGTGATCGCCGCGACCGCAGGCGAAGCACCCTATGTCCTCGATGGCTTGCTGTACCACCAGACCGGGCTATCGATCGAAGAGCATTATACCGATACGGGCGGCGCGTCCGACCATGTGTTCGGGCTGATGCCGTTCTTCGGCTACCGCTTCGCGCCCCGCCTACGCGATATCAAAGAGCGCCGCCTGCATCTCCTGCCCGGGCAGGAGGCGGGGCCGTTGCTCGCCGGCATGGTCGGCGATCCGATCGCGTACGACCATGCAGCTGCGCATTGGGACGAACTGCTGCGGCTTGCCACCTCGATCCGGACCGGGACCGTCACCGCCTCGGCGATGCTGCGCAAGCTGTGCGCCTATCCGCGCCAGAACGGCCTGGCACTGGCATTACGCGAAGTCGGGCGGCTCGAACGCTCGATCTTCATGCTCGACTGGTTGCAGGATATCAATCTGCGCAGGCGAACCCAGGCCGGGCTGAATAAGGGCGAGGCGCGCAACGCGCTCGCCCGCGCATTGTTCTTCAACCAGCTCGGCGAGCTGCGCGACCGTCGGTTCGAAAACCAGTCCTATCGCGCCTCCGGTCTCAACCTGCTGGTCGCCGCGATCATCCTGTGGAACACCCGCTATCTCGAACAGGCATTGGCGGACATGAACACGTCGGACGACATTGCCCGCCATATCGCGCCGCTGGGTTGGGAGCATATCGCGCTCACCGGCGACTATAGCTGGGAGCGGGACGATCGGCCGGCACCGCATCAGCTGAGGCAGCTTCGCATTTCACCATCACTTCTTGCCGCGTGA
- the pyrE gene encoding orotate phosphoribosyltransferase, with product MIDPTLAADINAASALEGTFRLRSGQLSSTYFDKYRFEARPDLLSRVAAEMIPLIPANAEILAGLELGGVPIATALSLATGMPAAFVRKAPKDYGTCLAVEGGDVSGKRVVLIEDVITTGGAVADATRLVTEAGATVIGVVCAIWRGDGLPRIAALPDLPVSAAMTMDDLLA from the coding sequence ATGATCGACCCGACCCTAGCCGCCGACATCAACGCTGCCTCTGCCTTGGAAGGAACGTTCCGGCTGCGGTCTGGACAGCTATCATCTACATATTTCGACAAATACCGATTTGAAGCTCGGCCTGATCTTCTGAGCAGGGTGGCCGCGGAGATGATCCCATTGATCCCCGCCAACGCAGAAATCCTTGCCGGACTGGAACTTGGGGGTGTGCCGATAGCAACGGCGTTGTCGCTTGCCACAGGAATGCCCGCCGCGTTCGTTCGGAAAGCACCGAAGGACTACGGCACTTGCCTAGCGGTCGAAGGGGGCGACGTTTCAGGCAAGCGCGTGGTGCTCATTGAGGATGTTATCACGACTGGCGGTGCGGTCGCGGACGCTACCCGGCTCGTAACAGAGGCTGGGGCAACGGTCATAGGTGTAGTCTGTGCGATCTGGCGTGGTGATGGACTTCCCAGGATTGCAGCGTTGCCCGATCTTCCTGTCTCGGCTGCCATGACGATGGATGACCTGCTCGCCTGA
- a CDS encoding LysR family transcriptional regulator: protein MADKYEDLRTYVAVIDNGGINAAAAALDIAKSAVSRRLGQLEERLGATLIIRTTRSFEPTAAGRRY from the coding sequence GTGGCAGACAAGTACGAGGACCTTCGGACGTACGTCGCGGTGATCGACAACGGGGGGATCAACGCGGCCGCCGCGGCACTGGACATCGCGAAGTCAGCTGTCAGCCGGAGGCTCGGTCAGCTGGAGGAGCGCCTCGGCGCGACACTCATCATTCGAACGACGCGCAGCTTCGAGCCCACAGCAGCGGGACGGCGCTACTAG